In Rubrivirga sp. SAORIC476, the following proteins share a genomic window:
- a CDS encoding class I SAM-dependent methyltransferase gives METTRLPAARPPGSALEQTEHTRRAYDRHARAYDAMEWPVEALAYRRWRRALWRDVDGLDVVEIGVGTGKNIPHYPDGVRVTGVDLSEGMLSRARRVLRRHPDTEATLHLMDAQHLSLPDDAFDEAVATFVFCSVPDPVAGLREGLRVTKPGGRLRLLEHQRASLEPLGRVMDGLDGPVHRFTGVHVARRTVENVQAAGWHLDRAEPIAPFGVFRRIDAHKPL, from the coding sequence GTGGAGACCACCCGCCTTCCCGCTGCCCGCCCCCCCGGTTCCGCCCTCGAGCAGACCGAGCACACCCGCCGGGCCTACGACCGCCACGCGCGGGCGTACGACGCGATGGAGTGGCCCGTCGAGGCCCTCGCCTACCGCCGCTGGAGGCGGGCGCTCTGGCGAGACGTCGACGGGCTAGACGTGGTCGAGATCGGCGTCGGGACGGGGAAAAACATCCCCCACTACCCCGACGGCGTTCGCGTCACCGGCGTGGACCTCTCGGAAGGGATGCTCTCCCGGGCTCGGCGCGTGCTCCGGCGCCACCCCGATACAGAGGCCACGCTCCACCTCATGGACGCCCAGCACCTCTCGCTCCCCGACGACGCGTTCGACGAGGCCGTCGCCACGTTCGTCTTCTGCTCCGTCCCGGACCCCGTCGCGGGGCTCCGTGAGGGGCTCCGCGTCACCAAGCCCGGCGGTCGCCTCCGCCTCCTCGAACACCAGCGCGCCAGCCTGGAGCCGCTCGGGCGCGTGATGGACGGGCTCGACGGCCCGGTCCACCGCTTCACCGGCGTCCACGTCGCCCGGCGCACCGTCGAGAACGTCCAGGCTGCGGGCTGGCACCTCGACCGCGCCGAGCCGATCGCCCCCTTCGGAGTGTTCCGCCGCATCGACGCCCACAAACCGCTCTGA
- a CDS encoding isoprenylcysteine carboxylmethyltransferase family protein — translation MNGPYDYGYWLMAVVMSVIFVAFAFSFTRPKNWRDWRSFGAFSAFVVALFAEMYGFPLTIYLLSGWLGSRYPGLDLFAHDNGHLWQTLFGIGEGSPWAAHFNVLHVLSNVLIGGGVLVIMSAWRVLYQAQREGRLATTGLYARVRHPQYGGFVAVLFGFLVQWPTLLTLAMFPVLVWMYARLARIEEREVRARFGAAYDVYAAQVPRFVPRPGVRYDGSAPPPEPPRAAPQPEVTYG, via the coding sequence ATGAACGGACCCTACGACTACGGATACTGGCTGATGGCCGTCGTGATGTCGGTCATCTTCGTCGCCTTCGCCTTCAGCTTCACGCGCCCGAAGAACTGGCGCGACTGGCGCTCCTTCGGGGCGTTCTCGGCCTTCGTCGTGGCGCTCTTCGCCGAGATGTACGGGTTCCCGCTCACGATCTACCTCCTCTCGGGGTGGCTCGGGAGCCGGTACCCCGGCCTCGACCTCTTCGCCCACGACAACGGCCACCTCTGGCAAACCCTCTTCGGGATCGGGGAGGGGAGCCCGTGGGCGGCCCACTTCAACGTGCTCCACGTGCTGAGCAACGTGCTCATCGGCGGCGGCGTGCTCGTCATTATGAGCGCCTGGCGCGTGCTGTACCAAGCGCAGCGGGAGGGTCGCCTGGCGACGACGGGGCTCTACGCGCGTGTCCGCCACCCCCAGTACGGCGGCTTCGTGGCGGTCCTCTTCGGCTTCCTCGTGCAGTGGCCCACCCTCCTGACGCTGGCGATGTTCCCCGTGCTGGTCTGGATGTACGCCCGGCTCGCGCGGATCGAGGAGCGCGAGGTCCGCGCACGCTTCGGCGCGGCCTACGACGTCTACGCGGCCCAGGTCCCCCGCTTCGTCCCCCGCCCGGGCGTCCGCTACGACGGGTCCGCGCCGCCGCCGGAGCCGCCCCGCGCGGCGCCCCAGCCCGAGGTGACCTATGGATAA
- the mrdA gene encoding penicillin-binding protein 2: MRSNDLLARTVRYRIFVGLVVGSFAVLGLRLADLQILHRDLYAEVARDNAIRAVRSPAPRGRIYDRDGRLLVNNETASAVTVTPYRLGDDVGRLADLLGLPDSTVEARVDEARRWSLYRPTVVAAHLRPAIAARVFEEAYRLPGVEVVDAYHRTYPPGPRAAHALGTLAEVGPDEVARREVEGLAPGDLVGQTGMERTYDALLRGRPGRRFELVDVRGRAVGRWRGGADDAAPVSGYDLTLTLDADVQALAESLFVGKRGAAVALDSETGEILAYVSGPDYAPAMLVPPVAQATWARLSADPARPLYDRAALSAQPLGSTIKPLMGLAGLEEGVITPSSTYPCNGSFVFGGRRFGGHGSYGPLGVEDAIRVSCNEFFYALGLDMGLDTYARWGHLVGFGEPMPTDLPSQSPGLWPDSSYFDRTYGAGRWTRGYLVSLGIGQGNVSVTTLQLARYTAALANGGRLVTPHLARVLRQPASGDEVRPGLPTPRRLPVSPANLAVVQRGMRAVVTSGTARVAAVPGVAVAGKTGTAQNPQGEDHSLFIAYAPAEAPRIAVAVFVENGGFGSTAAAPIASLLIEQALTGRTTRPDLVRRLVETVRSEPLEPGP; the protein is encoded by the coding sequence ATGAGGTCGAACGATCTCCTAGCGCGCACCGTCCGGTACCGCATCTTCGTCGGCCTGGTCGTCGGAAGCTTCGCCGTCCTCGGGCTCCGCCTCGCGGACCTCCAGATCCTCCACCGCGACCTCTACGCCGAGGTGGCCCGCGACAACGCCATCCGAGCCGTCCGGTCACCGGCCCCCCGGGGCCGCATCTACGACCGCGACGGCCGCCTCCTCGTCAACAACGAGACCGCCTCCGCCGTCACCGTGACGCCCTACCGCCTCGGCGACGACGTCGGCCGACTGGCGGACCTGCTTGGCCTCCCGGACTCGACCGTCGAGGCTCGGGTCGACGAGGCCCGGCGGTGGAGCCTCTACCGACCGACCGTCGTGGCCGCCCACCTCCGCCCGGCCATCGCCGCCCGCGTTTTCGAAGAGGCGTACCGGCTCCCTGGAGTCGAGGTCGTCGACGCCTACCACCGGACGTATCCGCCCGGCCCCCGCGCCGCCCACGCGCTCGGGACCCTCGCCGAGGTCGGCCCCGACGAGGTCGCCCGGCGCGAGGTCGAGGGCCTCGCCCCCGGCGACCTCGTCGGCCAGACGGGCATGGAGCGGACCTACGACGCCTTGCTCCGGGGGCGCCCGGGGCGTCGCTTCGAGCTCGTCGACGTTCGCGGGCGCGCGGTGGGGCGCTGGAGGGGCGGGGCGGACGACGCCGCCCCGGTCTCGGGCTACGACCTCACGCTCACGCTCGACGCCGACGTCCAGGCCCTCGCCGAGTCCCTGTTCGTCGGCAAGCGGGGGGCCGCCGTCGCCCTCGATTCCGAGACGGGCGAGATCCTCGCCTACGTCTCCGGCCCGGACTACGCTCCCGCCATGCTCGTCCCGCCCGTCGCTCAGGCGACGTGGGCGCGACTCTCGGCCGATCCCGCGAGGCCCCTCTACGACCGGGCCGCCCTCAGCGCCCAGCCCCTCGGCTCAACCATCAAGCCGCTCATGGGCCTCGCGGGGCTCGAGGAGGGCGTCATCACGCCGTCCAGTACGTACCCGTGCAACGGGTCCTTCGTCTTCGGTGGCCGTCGCTTCGGGGGCCACGGGAGCTACGGGCCGCTCGGCGTCGAGGACGCCATCCGCGTCTCGTGCAACGAGTTCTTCTACGCGCTCGGCCTCGACATGGGCCTCGACACCTACGCGCGGTGGGGCCACCTCGTCGGCTTCGGAGAGCCCATGCCCACCGACCTCCCCTCGCAGAGCCCGGGCCTCTGGCCCGACTCGTCGTACTTCGACCGGACCTACGGCGCCGGGCGCTGGACACGGGGCTACCTCGTGTCCCTCGGGATCGGGCAGGGCAACGTGTCCGTGACCACGCTCCAGCTCGCCCGGTACACGGCCGCTCTCGCCAACGGCGGCCGCCTCGTCACGCCCCACCTCGCCCGCGTCCTCCGGCAGCCGGCCTCCGGCGACGAGGTCCGCCCCGGCCTCCCGACGCCCCGCAGGCTCCCCGTCAGTCCGGCGAACCTCGCGGTCGTCCAGCGCGGGATGCGCGCGGTCGTGACGTCGGGGACGGCCCGCGTGGCGGCCGTCCCGGGGGTCGCCGTCGCGGGGAAGACCGGCACGGCCCAGAACCCGCAGGGCGAGGACCACTCGCTCTTCATCGCCTACGCCCCGGCCGAGGCCCCCCGGATCGCCGTCGCCGTCTTCGTCGAGAACGGGGGGTTCGGGTCCACGGCCGCCGCCCCCATTGCGAGCCTCCTCATCGAGCAGGCGCTGACCGGCCGGACCACCCGGCCCGACCTCGTCCGCCGTCTCGTCGAGACGGTCCGGAGCGAGCCGCTGGAACCAGGCCCCTGA
- a CDS encoding DUF302 domain-containing protein, protein MSSSTYHYARTVDLPMSEAEPRVRETLREQGFGVLTEIDIQATLKAKLDVDVRPYKILGACNPSAAHRALQAEPLIGTMLPCNVVLRDAGDGQTEVAAVDPVASMTAVDNLALGEIAAEIRDRLRLAIDHV, encoded by the coding sequence ATGTCTTCCAGCACCTACCACTACGCCCGTACCGTCGACCTCCCAATGAGCGAGGCGGAACCGCGCGTCCGCGAGACGCTCCGCGAGCAGGGCTTCGGCGTCCTCACCGAGATCGACATCCAGGCCACGCTCAAGGCGAAGCTCGACGTCGATGTCCGCCCCTACAAGATCCTCGGAGCGTGCAACCCCTCGGCTGCGCACCGCGCGCTCCAGGCCGAACCGCTCATCGGGACGATGCTCCCCTGCAACGTCGTCCTCCGAGACGCGGGCGACGGCCAGACCGAGGTCGCCGCCGTGGACCCCGTCGCCTCGATGACCGCCGTCGACAACCTCGCGCTCGGCGAGATCGCCGCCGAGATCCGGGACCGCCTCCGCCTCGCCATCGACCACGTGTAG
- a CDS encoding copper resistance protein B, with product MPRFLLILLAALALPASAQDAPPFPEYPDFRPGAVAAADQNLYSLALLDLFEAAPAASGVPARVEGLYRIGNDYTRLYIKGEGEGSIADAAGEVEGQALYSRLITSYFEAQAGVRLDTEFGDGELRARPHLVVGLEGLAPYFFEVEPALFLSDAGDLSARFVGSYDLLLTQRLVAQPRLEVNAALQEVADWGVGSGLNDTELGLRLRYEVRREIAPYVGVNWTQRYGAAADFARDEGGSASEANVVFGIRLWR from the coding sequence ATGCCTCGCTTCCTTCTCATCCTCCTCGCCGCGCTGGCGCTGCCCGCCAGCGCCCAGGACGCGCCGCCGTTCCCGGAGTACCCCGACTTCCGTCCCGGCGCCGTCGCCGCGGCCGACCAGAACCTGTACTCCCTGGCGCTCTTGGACCTGTTCGAGGCCGCGCCGGCCGCCAGCGGCGTCCCGGCCCGGGTCGAGGGCCTCTACCGCATCGGCAACGACTACACCCGCCTCTACATCAAGGGCGAGGGCGAGGGGTCGATCGCCGACGCCGCCGGTGAGGTTGAGGGGCAGGCCCTCTACAGCCGCCTCATCACGTCCTACTTCGAGGCGCAGGCGGGCGTCCGGCTCGACACCGAGTTCGGCGACGGCGAGCTCCGCGCCCGCCCCCACCTCGTCGTGGGGCTCGAAGGCTTGGCGCCCTACTTCTTCGAGGTCGAGCCCGCCCTGTTCCTCTCCGACGCCGGCGACCTCTCAGCCCGGTTCGTCGGGTCCTACGACCTCCTCCTCACACAGCGGCTGGTGGCCCAGCCCCGGCTCGAGGTCAACGCCGCGCTCCAGGAGGTCGCCGACTGGGGCGTCGGCTCCGGGCTCAACGACACCGAGCTCGGCCTCCGGCTCCGCTACGAGGTCCGTCGCGAGATCGCCCCCTACGTCGGCGTGAACTGGACCCAGCGGTACGGCGCCGCCGCCGACTTCGCCCGCGACGAGGGCGGCTCGGCCTCCGAGGCCAACGTCGTCTTCGGCATCCGCCTCTGGCGCTAG
- a CDS encoding nuclear transport factor 2 family protein translates to MKRHALYFALALVLGAVIPTAQAQEHQHADTTRAAPMDHGHMDGMDGMDHGAMDMDAMMPRMMAMHERMMADPEMHQRMMAMPEMRAMMQEMMGGEMDMAAMRERMVAMSPDERRAHMRQMHAQMMERMEAMDPEQRRAMHERMRAMHERMMADPEMRERMEGMHGDGPMDHGQMDHGDGVAMQRRNAGAHNGDERPATPAVGQAEFDASATADRFHAALAAGDRPAVEVLLLPDAVVLEGGRHESRTEYLSHHFARDAAFLADAAVEPLFRRTTVAGDAAWVASTQRIGDAEMAELLVMKRTPEGWRVAAVHWSSGR, encoded by the coding sequence ATGAAACGCCACGCCCTCTACTTCGCCCTCGCGCTCGTCCTCGGCGCTGTCATCCCGACCGCCCAGGCCCAGGAGCACCAGCACGCCGACACCACCCGGGCCGCACCCATGGACCACGGCCACATGGACGGCATGGACGGCATGGACCACGGGGCCATGGACATGGACGCCATGATGCCGCGGATGATGGCCATGCACGAGCGGATGATGGCCGACCCCGAGATGCACCAGCGCATGATGGCGATGCCCGAGATGCGGGCCATGATGCAGGAGATGATGGGCGGGGAGATGGACATGGCCGCCATGCGCGAGCGGATGGTGGCGATGTCTCCCGACGAGCGCCGGGCCCACATGCGTCAGATGCACGCACAGATGATGGAACGGATGGAGGCCATGGACCCCGAGCAGCGACGCGCGATGCACGAGCGGATGCGGGCCATGCACGAGCGGATGATGGCCGACCCCGAGATGCGTGAGCGGATGGAGGGGATGCACGGAGATGGCCCTATGGACCACGGTCAGATGGACCACGGCGACGGCGTCGCCATGCAGCGGCGCAACGCGGGCGCCCACAACGGCGACGAGCGCCCGGCCACGCCCGCCGTCGGCCAGGCCGAGTTCGACGCCTCCGCCACCGCTGACCGCTTCCACGCCGCCCTCGCGGCGGGCGACCGCCCGGCGGTCGAGGTCCTGCTCCTCCCCGACGCCGTGGTCCTCGAAGGGGGCCGCCATGAGTCCCGCACCGAGTACCTCTCCCACCACTTCGCCCGCGACGCCGCCTTCCTCGCCGACGCTGCCGTCGAGCCGCTCTTCCGCCGCACGACCGTCGCCGGCGACGCCGCCTGGGTCGCGTCCACCCAGCGCATCGGCGACGCCGAGATGGCCGAGCTCCTCGTCATGAAGCGGACGCCCGAGGGCTGGCGCGTCGCCGCCGTCCACTGGTCGTCGGGGCGCTAG
- a CDS encoding RNA polymerase sigma factor, whose amino-acid sequence MTEPQTDAAPHALVEAHLVAGRAYLLAYVASRVDDPSLAEDVVQDSLLRALRAAPGLRDEEKLVPWFRRIVANAIADVYRRREREVASLDRYRHEREGAVPPTEDEALCLCFRALLPTLKDEYRVLIEALELEGRDPDAVASDLGITRNNLNVRRHRARRQLRERLEALCTACPDHGFHACDCPPREELLDPEQPAPDPAIR is encoded by the coding sequence ATGACTGAACCGCAGACAGACGCCGCCCCTCACGCCCTGGTCGAGGCCCACCTCGTCGCGGGCAGGGCCTACCTGCTCGCCTACGTCGCATCCCGCGTGGACGACCCCTCCCTCGCCGAAGACGTCGTGCAAGACAGCCTGCTCCGAGCCCTCCGCGCCGCCCCCGGCCTCCGGGACGAGGAGAAGCTCGTCCCGTGGTTCCGCCGCATCGTCGCGAACGCCATCGCCGACGTGTACCGGAGGCGTGAGCGGGAGGTCGCGTCTCTCGACCGCTACCGACACGAGCGGGAAGGCGCCGTGCCTCCCACGGAGGACGAGGCACTCTGCCTCTGTTTCCGGGCTCTCCTCCCGACGCTCAAAGACGAGTACCGCGTGCTGATCGAAGCGCTGGAGCTGGAGGGGCGCGACCCCGACGCGGTCGCCTCAGATCTCGGCATCACCCGCAACAACCTCAACGTGCGGCGGCACCGCGCCCGCCGCCAGCTCCGCGAGCGGCTGGAGGCGCTGTGCACGGCGTGCCCCGACCACGGCTTCCACGCCTGCGACTGCCCGCCCCGCGAAGAGCTCCTCGACCCGGAGCAGCCTGCCCCTGACCCCGCCATCCGATGA
- a CDS encoding multicopper oxidase family protein produces MDRRHFLYHTALAGAATLVGCRPEAPRYAEAGRPIAVPGAPSYQAARDAATGPARQVRLVAEAVEVEVGPGEVWRTWGYNGGYTGPEIRLAEGERLEATVVNRLPEPTTIHWHGIPVPNPMDGVPGLTQEPVPPGGSFVYDFAAEPAGSYLYHSHVGLQLDRGLVAPLVIEEREPHVAYDRDVTIVLDDYLPGAPEPLTAAGRGGMVGGRMGRGRGGMMGGQVPPYRGLLLNGKLPTDPVAIEVRRGERLRMRVMNPSGATTFRFAVGGHRLTVTHADGEPVRPVTVDALLVSMGERYDVVLEADNPGAWPIAAATVEGTSAPAQAVLRYRDAAAVRPREGALPDGLTGGRLLRLDDLRSVEEPAPATRPDRTFDLTLSGGMMSSAWTIDGQAYPDAAPLAVREGERVRLSMTNHSAMLHPMHLHGHFFRTGDLATGGVRKDTVLVPAHMGRVAVEFVADNPGRWFFHCHNAYHLEAGMAREVRYV; encoded by the coding sequence ATGGACCGCCGACACTTCCTCTACCACACCGCCCTCGCCGGGGCCGCCACCCTCGTGGGCTGCCGCCCGGAGGCCCCTCGCTACGCAGAGGCGGGGCGGCCCATCGCCGTGCCCGGCGCGCCCTCGTACCAGGCCGCGCGGGACGCCGCCACCGGCCCCGCCCGGCAGGTCCGCCTCGTCGCCGAGGCCGTCGAGGTCGAGGTCGGGCCCGGGGAGGTCTGGCGCACCTGGGGCTACAACGGCGGGTACACCGGCCCCGAGATCCGACTCGCCGAGGGCGAGCGCCTCGAGGCGACGGTCGTGAACCGTCTCCCCGAGCCCACCACCATCCATTGGCACGGCATCCCGGTCCCCAACCCCATGGACGGCGTGCCGGGCCTGACCCAGGAGCCCGTCCCCCCCGGTGGCTCCTTCGTCTACGACTTCGCCGCCGAACCCGCCGGGAGCTACCTCTACCACAGCCACGTCGGCCTCCAACTTGACCGCGGACTCGTCGCACCGCTCGTCATCGAAGAGCGCGAGCCCCACGTCGCCTACGACCGCGACGTCACGATCGTCCTCGACGACTACCTCCCGGGCGCGCCCGAGCCCCTCACGGCGGCTGGCCGGGGCGGCATGGTGGGGGGGCGGATGGGGCGGGGGAGAGGCGGCATGATGGGCGGCCAGGTGCCCCCCTACCGCGGCCTCCTCCTCAACGGCAAGCTCCCCACCGACCCCGTCGCCATCGAGGTCCGGCGGGGCGAGCGGCTCCGGATGCGCGTCATGAACCCCTCTGGGGCCACCACCTTCCGGTTCGCCGTCGGCGGCCACCGCCTCACCGTCACCCACGCCGACGGCGAGCCCGTCCGACCCGTCACCGTCGACGCGCTGCTCGTGAGCATGGGCGAGCGCTACGACGTCGTCCTGGAGGCCGACAACCCCGGCGCCTGGCCCATCGCGGCCGCCACCGTCGAGGGCACCAGCGCCCCGGCCCAGGCCGTCCTGCGCTACCGCGATGCCGCGGCCGTTCGCCCCCGCGAGGGAGCCCTTCCGGATGGGCTCACCGGGGGGCGGCTCCTCCGCCTCGACGACCTCCGGAGCGTCGAGGAGCCGGCGCCCGCGACGCGGCCCGACCGCACGTTCGACCTGACGCTCTCGGGCGGGATGATGTCGTCGGCCTGGACCATTGACGGGCAGGCCTACCCCGACGCCGCTCCGCTGGCGGTCCGCGAGGGCGAGCGCGTCCGGCTGAGCATGACCAACCACAGCGCCATGCTCCACCCGATGCACCTCCACGGCCACTTTTTCCGCACCGGCGACCTCGCCACTGGTGGCGTCCGCAAGGACACCGTCCTCGTCCCAGCACACATGGGCCGAGTCGCCGTCGAGTTCGTCGCCGACAACCCCGGGCGGTGGTTCTTCCACTGCCACAACGCCTACCACCTGGAGGCCGGCATGGCCCGGGAGGTCCGCTACGTCTGA
- a CDS encoding SHOCT domain-containing protein: MYDVPHYMSGMHWIWWLVWAAVIAAAAWWAFSRRTAAPPEAAPLDRLQRRYADGEITTEEYEERKANLLRDL; the protein is encoded by the coding sequence ATGTACGACGTCCCGCACTACATGAGCGGCATGCACTGGATCTGGTGGCTCGTCTGGGCCGCCGTCATCGCGGCTGCCGCCTGGTGGGCCTTCTCCAGGCGCACCGCCGCCCCCCCCGAGGCGGCGCCTCTCGACCGTCTCCAACGCCGGTACGCCGACGGGGAGATCACGACCGAGGAGTACGAGGAGCGGAAGGCCAACCTGCTCCGGGACCTCTAA
- a CDS encoding FAD-dependent oxidoreductase: protein MTVAIFGAGVAGLSAAHELVRRGHHVEVYERNDSAGGFFRSARREADDLPTEYSWHGFGPWYHNTFDLLRQIPFDDEHSLYDRVLSRPVEYAVVPNPADDDLDPDDLFDKPKAFRMTAADKAWLAWGLLKAWSTNRRSKERYARTNAAAYWKPRMSAVGHATWRALFGPWIGADWPVASIHHVGLFFGRNVRSGPRHTHPADAEGSAWAHESLGGWSLLRGPSNEWWFDKWVADLERRGVTFHWEAPLETLRFDGERVTGAALATGAAVEADLYVLAVTPFAAADVLARTPELEADPQLQKFRPLIQDGPHTQVSFRIAFDEPMAWPRDRTAVALTDSEFDLTLFAQEQAWPPRVDLGDGVASLWTCTACVASVPGRVHGKPLRTCTKEEFLDEVLAQIRASDALDRMIRQANGGRGLDTFPIARVEVWPEWTFSPDGIEPDQPKWVTTTNTRPHRPTQATSVPNLVLAGAHTETEADIWSIEGAVESGRRAARVFEPDVVVLKQHKPLPLRLTARLDDGLYALGLPHVLSVLGAGAAAGLVLGLSRAGEGRRIR, encoded by the coding sequence GTGACCGTTGCCATCTTCGGGGCCGGCGTCGCCGGCCTCAGCGCCGCCCACGAGCTCGTCCGCCGGGGGCACCACGTCGAGGTCTACGAGCGGAACGACTCCGCCGGCGGCTTCTTCCGGAGCGCCCGCCGCGAGGCTGACGACCTCCCCACGGAGTACTCGTGGCACGGGTTTGGGCCGTGGTACCACAACACGTTCGACCTCCTCCGCCAGATCCCCTTCGACGACGAGCACTCGCTCTACGACCGCGTCCTCTCCCGGCCCGTCGAGTACGCCGTCGTCCCGAACCCGGCCGACGACGACCTCGACCCGGACGACCTCTTCGACAAGCCGAAGGCGTTCCGGATGACGGCTGCCGACAAGGCGTGGCTGGCGTGGGGGCTCCTCAAGGCGTGGTCCACGAACCGGCGCTCGAAGGAGCGGTACGCCCGGACCAACGCCGCGGCGTACTGGAAGCCCCGGATGAGCGCCGTCGGGCACGCGACGTGGCGGGCCCTCTTCGGCCCGTGGATCGGGGCGGACTGGCCGGTCGCCTCGATCCACCACGTCGGGCTGTTCTTCGGGCGGAACGTCCGGTCCGGCCCGCGCCACACGCACCCGGCCGACGCCGAGGGCTCGGCCTGGGCGCACGAGTCGCTCGGCGGCTGGTCGCTCCTCCGCGGCCCCAGCAACGAGTGGTGGTTCGACAAGTGGGTCGCCGACCTCGAGCGGCGCGGCGTCACGTTCCACTGGGAGGCCCCGCTCGAGACGCTCCGGTTCGACGGCGAGCGCGTGACGGGCGCGGCCCTCGCGACGGGCGCGGCCGTCGAGGCCGACCTCTACGTCCTGGCCGTCACGCCCTTCGCCGCCGCCGACGTCCTCGCCCGGACGCCGGAGCTGGAGGCGGACCCGCAACTCCAGAAATTCCGGCCCCTCATCCAGGACGGCCCGCACACCCAGGTCTCGTTCCGGATCGCCTTCGACGAGCCGATGGCGTGGCCCCGCGACCGGACGGCCGTGGCCCTCACCGACTCCGAGTTCGACCTCACGCTGTTCGCCCAGGAGCAGGCGTGGCCGCCCCGCGTCGACCTCGGCGACGGCGTCGCCTCGCTCTGGACGTGCACGGCGTGCGTGGCGTCCGTCCCCGGGCGCGTCCACGGCAAGCCGCTCCGGACGTGCACGAAGGAGGAGTTCCTCGACGAGGTGCTCGCGCAGATCCGCGCGTCCGACGCGCTCGACCGCATGATCCGCCAAGCGAACGGCGGGCGCGGGCTCGACACGTTCCCCATCGCCAGGGTCGAGGTCTGGCCCGAGTGGACGTTCTCGCCGGACGGGATCGAGCCCGACCAGCCCAAGTGGGTCACGACGACGAACACGCGGCCCCACCGGCCCACCCAGGCGACGTCGGTCCCGAACCTCGTGCTCGCCGGCGCCCACACCGAGACCGAGGCCGACATCTGGAGCATCGAGGGGGCCGTCGAGAGCGGGCGCCGCGCGGCCCGCGTGTTCGAGCCGGACGTCGTCGTTCTAAAGCAGCACAAGCCCCTACCGCTTCGGCTCACGGCCAGGCTCGACGATGGCCTGTATGCGCTAGGCCTGCCGCACGTCCTGAGCGTACTCGGCGCAGGTGCGGCTGCCGGGCTCGTGCTCGGCCTGAGCCGTGCGGGGGAGGGCCGTCGGATCAGATAA